The sequence below is a genomic window from Melioribacteraceae bacterium.
GTTCCTCTTCAACGCTATGGGCGTTGGAGCATTGATTCAGGCTCTCGGTCAGTTCAAATTATTTGCTACCAGTGCCGACGGGTTACTTTCATTGAGCAAAGGAAATATCCTGTTCCGATCTCCCGATGTCAGCCCTGCCTATATGGGCGTTGGATACATTATCGGTCCCCGTCTGGCTTCATTAAACTTCTCAGGAGGAGTTATTGCCTGGGGTCTGCTCGCTCCGATAATTGCTTACTTTAAATTCGGTAATACGCCGATGGAAGGTCAGGATTGGGCAGGTACAATTGTTCAGGTCTGGAGAGATTATGTAAGACCGATAGCAATCGGCGGTATGCTCGTTGGCGCCGCATTCACACTCTGGAGAATGAGAAAAAATTTAATAGCCGGTATTTCAAGATCAATTGGCGATGTTAAGAAAGCAGCCAGCGGCAGCCATACTGTTGATAGAATTGAAAAGGATATTGCTTTCAAGTGGGTTATGATCGGAATTCTTGCAACAGCAGTATTAACATTCATTATATATGAGTTCTTCGCTCAGAATTTAGTTGCAGCGTTTATTGCTACGGTAGTAATGATAATTGCCGGATTCTTCTTTGCGGCGGTTTCGGGTTATCTTGTCGGTATAATCGGTTCATCAAATAATCCTATCTCCGGATTAACACTTTCAACATTAGTTGTTGCTGCATTATTGATGGTTGTACTCGGTATGACGGGAACACAGGGAGTAGCCGCGGTTCTTGGCGTTGCAGCTGTTGTCTGTGTTAGTGCTGCAGTTGCTGGAGAAATGCTTCAGGACCTTAAAGCTGGTCATATCCTTGGCGGTACGCCCTGGAAAATGCAGATCGGCGATCTAATCGGAATTGCGGTATCGGCAGCTGTAATGTTTATTCCTCTTATTATACTTCATGAAGGCGATATAAAAATGGGAGGTACTGGATTCGGTGGAGAAAAATTACCCGCACCGCAGGCCAGCCTTATGGCAATTCTTTCAAAAGGAATTGTTGCCGGCGAAATGGAATGGATTCTTATCTTTACCGGTATGCTTATGGGTGTAGGTTTTATTTTAATGAATATTAAAAGCCCTATGCTAGTGTCTGTCGGTATGTACTTACCGCTCGGTACTACATTTGCAATTTTTGTTGGCGGTTTAATTAAAGGCGCCGTTGAAATGGTAAATGCTAAAAAGAAATTTAACGATGCACAGAAATCAAGAGTAGAGAATACTGGAATTCTGCTCGCAGCTGGTTTGATTGCAGGGGAGGCACTTATCGGACTTCTCTTTG
It includes:
- a CDS encoding oligopeptide transporter, OPT family, which translates into the protein MTEQKKFVPFVSSETNMAEFTIRALIIGLVLAVVLGAANAYLGLKAGMTIAATYPAAVIGMAIIKLFKGTILEENFARTVGSIGESIAAGAIFTLPAFFIAGIWDPFFTPGNYIISAAIMVAGGVLGIMFVALLRRVMVEDVELPFPESVAAAEIHKAGQHGGSGSKFLFNAMGVGALIQALGQFKLFATSADGLLSLSKGNILFRSPDVSPAYMGVGYIIGPRLASLNFSGGVIAWGLLAPIIAYFKFGNTPMEGQDWAGTIVQVWRDYVRPIAIGGMLVGAAFTLWRMRKNLIAGISRSIGDVKKAASGSHTVDRIEKDIAFKWVMIGILATAVLTFIIYEFFAQNLVAAFIATVVMIIAGFFFAAVSGYLVGIIGSSNNPISGLTLSTLVVAALLMVVLGMTGTQGVAAVLGVAAVVCVSAAVAGEMLQDLKAGHILGGTPWKMQIGDLIGIAVSAAVMFIPLIILHEGDIKMGGTGFGGEKLPAPQASLMAILSKGIVAGEMEWILIFTGMLMGVGFILMNIKSPMLVSVGMYLPLGTTFAIFVGGLIKGAVEMVNAKKKFNDAQKSRVENTGILLAAGLIAGEALIGLLFAGFAFFEISLFHIFDSPSFYISLVVFALIAWYLIRIPVKNAGSPDQPAPPQVSM